A genomic segment from Dendropsophus ebraccatus isolate aDenEbr1 chromosome 7, aDenEbr1.pat, whole genome shotgun sequence encodes:
- the LOXL3 gene encoding lysyl oxidase homolog 3 isoform X4 encodes MSFSEASSCHGSPAMGHLSAGLWVFCTLSTIIPAWTQQTPQPSSRPPTHNTKLKFRLAGYPRKHNEGRIEVFYNQEWGTICDDDFTIENAHILCRHLGFTEATGWAHSAKYGVGIGRIWLDNVICSGSEKSIEDCKSRGWGNSDCTHEEDAGVICKDERIPGYVEPNTIETEQRQLEEIRLRPVIATAKNRLPVTEGVLEIKYSDTWEQVCDVGWTQKNSHVVCGMLGFPSDKKYNKNFYKLYLDRQKPSFRLHSVKCLGTEVHLSLCPFEYYKLNSSAACQDGSPVVVSCTLGPVFAAQIAAQTPIKKKKVAQQQQREEIIRLKGGSRPGEGRVEVLKNGQWGTVCDDRWDLQAASVVCRELGFGSAKEALTGARMGQGMGAIHMNEVRCTGTEESIFDCQYKNITQEDCKHSEDAAVKCNTPYLGYDKTIRLAGGRSHHEGRVEVLWGPRGEERWGFICGEGWGTKEAAIVCQQLGLGFVSSALQETWYWDATNVTEMIMSGVRCSGTEMSLQQCARHKSVSCKNTGTRHAAGVICSETASDLVLHAALVQETAYIEDRPLHMLYCAAEENCLSSSARHANWPYGHRRLLRFSSQIHNNGRADFRPKAGRHSWVWHECHGHYHSMDIFTHYDLLTPNGTKIAEGHKASFCLEDSECQDLVSKRYECANFGEQGITVGCWDLYRHDIDCQWIDITDVKPGNYILQVVINPNYEVAESDFTNNAMKCNCKYDGHRIWIHNCHIGDALSEEANKRFEQYRGQLNNQIL; translated from the exons GATCTCCTGCCATGGGGCACCTGTCAGCTGGTTTGTGGGTGTTCTGTACCCTCTCCACCATTATTCCAGCATGGACACAACAGACCCCCCAGCCCAGCAGccgtccccccacacacaacacCAAGCTGAAGTTCCGTCTAGCCGGATACCCCCGAAAGCACAACGAGGGGCGGATAGAAGTCTTCTACAACCAGGAATGGGGCACCATCTGTGACGATGACTTTACAATAGAGAACGCTCACATCCTCTGCCGTCACCTGGGATTCACGGAGGCCACGGGCTGGGCGCACAGCGCCAAGTATGGGGTAGGGATAG GTCGGATCTGGCTGGATAACGTCATCTGTTCTGGGAGTGAGAAAAGCATTGAGGACTGTAAGTCCAGGGGCTGGGGCAACAGTGACTGCACCCATGAGGAGGACGCCGGGGTGATCTGTAAGGATGAGAGGATCCCAGGATACGTGGAGCCCAACACCATAGAG ACAGAACAGAGACAACTGGAGGAAATCCGTCTGCGTCCCGTCATCGCCACCGCCAAGAATCGACTGCCCGTCACTGAGGGCGTCCTAGAGATCAAATACAGCGatacctgggaacaggtgtgtgATGTGGGCTGGACCCAGAAGAACAGTCATGTGGTCTGCGGCATGCTGGGATTCCCATCTGACAAGAAGTACAATAAAAACTTCTACAA GCTCTATCTGGACAGACAAAAGCCATCTTTCCGCCTGCACTCGGTGAAGTGCCTGGGCAccgaggttcacttatctctgtGTCCCTTTGAATACTATAAGCTGAACAGCTCTGCCGCCTGCCAGGACGGGAGCCCAGTGGTAGTAAGTTGCACTCTTGGGCCTGTATTTGCAGCTCAAATTGCAGCACAGACACCAATAAAGAAGAAGAAAGTGGCACAACAACAGCAACGTGAG GAGATCATCCGATTGAAAGGAGGTTCCCGCCCTGGCGAGGGTCGTGTAGAAGTGCTGAAGAATGGGCAGTGGGGCACTGTGTGCGACGATCGCTGGGATCTGCAAGCAGCCAGTGTAGTCTGTAGAGAGCTCGGCTTCGGAAGTGCAAAAGAAGCCTTGACTGGTGCTCGCATGGGCCAAG GTATGGGCGCCATCCACATGAATGAGGTGAGGTGCACTGGGACTGAGGAGTCTATCTTTGACTGTCAGTACAAGAACATCACACAAGAGGACTGCAAACACAGCGAAGATGCTGCCGTCAAGTGCAACACACCGTACCTGGGCTACGACAAGACG ATCCGCTTGGCAGGGGGTCGGAGCCATCATGAGGGGCGGGTGGAGGTTTTGTGGGGACCTCGTGGAGAAGAGCGCTGGGGATTTATTTGTGGCGAAGGCTGGGGAACCAAGGAGGCTGCCATAGTCTGCCAACAACTGGGTCTGGGATTTGTGAGCAGCGCCCTTCAG GAAACCTGGTACTGGGATGCCACAAACGTGACGGAAATGATTATGAGCGGAGTACGCTGCAGCGGCACAGAGATGTCTCTCCAGCAATGTGCCCGCCACAAGAGTGTCAGCTGCAAAAATACAGGCACCAGGCACGCGGCCGGGGTCATCTGTTCTGAGA CTGCCTCTGACCTGGTCCTACACGCAGCTCTTGTCCAGGAGACAGCATATATAGAAGACCGACCACTACACAtgttatactgtgcagctgaagaGAACTGCCTGTCCAGCTCTGCTCGCCATGCCAACTGGCCCTATGGACATAGACGCCTCCTGCGCTTCTCCTCCCAGATACACAACAATGGCCGAGCTGATTTTAGGCCTAAAGCTGGCAGACACTCTTGGGTGTGGCACGAGTGCCATGG GCACTACCATAGCATGGATATCTTTACACACTATGACCTGCTCACACCCAACGGGACTAAAATAGCTGAGGGGCACAAAGCAAGCTTCTGTCTGGAGGACTCCGAGTGCCAAGACT TGGTCAGTAAAAGGTACGAATGCGCCAACTTTGGGGAACAGGGCATCACCGTGGGATGTTGGGATTTGTATCGTCATGACATTGACTGTCAGTGGATCGACATAACGGATGTGAAACCAGGGAACTACATTCTTCAG GTTGTCATTAATCCAAACTATGAAGTGGCCGAAAGCGACTTCACAAACAACGCCATGAAGTGTAACTGCAAATACGACGGGCACCGGATCTGGATACACAACTGTCATATAG GCGATGCTCTTAGTGAAGAGGCGAACAAGCGTTTTGAACAGTACAGGGGACAGCTCAACAATCAGATCCTTTAA
- the LOXL3 gene encoding lysyl oxidase homolog 3 isoform X1 gives MSFSEASSCHGSPAMGHLSAGLWVFCTLSTIIPAWTQQTPQPSSRPPTHNTKLKFRLAGYPRKHNEGRIEVFYNQEWGTICDDDFTIENAHILCRHLGFTEATGWAHSAKYGVGIGRIWLDNVICSGSEKSIEDCKSRGWGNSDCTHEEDAGVICKDERIPGYVEPNTIETEQRQLEEIRLRPVIATAKNRLPVTEGVLEIKYSDTWEQVCDVGWTQKNSHVVCGMLGFPSDKKYNKNFYKSPPKKDPSKKELKTDNRLYLDRQKPSFRLHSVKCLGTEVHLSLCPFEYYKLNSSAACQDGSPVVVSCTLGPVFAAQIAAQTPIKKKKVAQQQQREEIIRLKGGSRPGEGRVEVLKNGQWGTVCDDRWDLQAASVVCRELGFGSAKEALTGARMGQGMGAIHMNEVRCTGTEESIFDCQYKNITQEDCKHSEDAAVKCNTPYLGYDKTIRLAGGRSHHEGRVEVLWGPRGEERWGFICGEGWGTKEAAIVCQQLGLGFVSSALQETWYWDATNVTEMIMSGVRCSGTEMSLQQCARHKSVSCKNTGTRHAAGVICSETASDLVLHAALVQETAYIEDRPLHMLYCAAEENCLSSSARHANWPYGHRRLLRFSSQIHNNGRADFRPKAGRHSWVWHECHGHYHSMDIFTHYDLLTPNGTKIAEGHKASFCLEDSECQDLVSKRYECANFGEQGITVGCWDLYRHDIDCQWIDITDVKPGNYILQVVINPNYEVAESDFTNNAMKCNCKYDGHRIWIHNCHIGDALSEEANKRFEQYRGQLNNQIL, from the exons GATCTCCTGCCATGGGGCACCTGTCAGCTGGTTTGTGGGTGTTCTGTACCCTCTCCACCATTATTCCAGCATGGACACAACAGACCCCCCAGCCCAGCAGccgtccccccacacacaacacCAAGCTGAAGTTCCGTCTAGCCGGATACCCCCGAAAGCACAACGAGGGGCGGATAGAAGTCTTCTACAACCAGGAATGGGGCACCATCTGTGACGATGACTTTACAATAGAGAACGCTCACATCCTCTGCCGTCACCTGGGATTCACGGAGGCCACGGGCTGGGCGCACAGCGCCAAGTATGGGGTAGGGATAG GTCGGATCTGGCTGGATAACGTCATCTGTTCTGGGAGTGAGAAAAGCATTGAGGACTGTAAGTCCAGGGGCTGGGGCAACAGTGACTGCACCCATGAGGAGGACGCCGGGGTGATCTGTAAGGATGAGAGGATCCCAGGATACGTGGAGCCCAACACCATAGAG ACAGAACAGAGACAACTGGAGGAAATCCGTCTGCGTCCCGTCATCGCCACCGCCAAGAATCGACTGCCCGTCACTGAGGGCGTCCTAGAGATCAAATACAGCGatacctgggaacaggtgtgtgATGTGGGCTGGACCCAGAAGAACAGTCATGTGGTCTGCGGCATGCTGGGATTCCCATCTGACAAGAAGTACAATAAAAACTTCTACAA ATCCCCTCCTAAGAAAGACCCCTCAAAGAAGGAACTGAAGACCGACAACAG GCTCTATCTGGACAGACAAAAGCCATCTTTCCGCCTGCACTCGGTGAAGTGCCTGGGCAccgaggttcacttatctctgtGTCCCTTTGAATACTATAAGCTGAACAGCTCTGCCGCCTGCCAGGACGGGAGCCCAGTGGTAGTAAGTTGCACTCTTGGGCCTGTATTTGCAGCTCAAATTGCAGCACAGACACCAATAAAGAAGAAGAAAGTGGCACAACAACAGCAACGTGAG GAGATCATCCGATTGAAAGGAGGTTCCCGCCCTGGCGAGGGTCGTGTAGAAGTGCTGAAGAATGGGCAGTGGGGCACTGTGTGCGACGATCGCTGGGATCTGCAAGCAGCCAGTGTAGTCTGTAGAGAGCTCGGCTTCGGAAGTGCAAAAGAAGCCTTGACTGGTGCTCGCATGGGCCAAG GTATGGGCGCCATCCACATGAATGAGGTGAGGTGCACTGGGACTGAGGAGTCTATCTTTGACTGTCAGTACAAGAACATCACACAAGAGGACTGCAAACACAGCGAAGATGCTGCCGTCAAGTGCAACACACCGTACCTGGGCTACGACAAGACG ATCCGCTTGGCAGGGGGTCGGAGCCATCATGAGGGGCGGGTGGAGGTTTTGTGGGGACCTCGTGGAGAAGAGCGCTGGGGATTTATTTGTGGCGAAGGCTGGGGAACCAAGGAGGCTGCCATAGTCTGCCAACAACTGGGTCTGGGATTTGTGAGCAGCGCCCTTCAG GAAACCTGGTACTGGGATGCCACAAACGTGACGGAAATGATTATGAGCGGAGTACGCTGCAGCGGCACAGAGATGTCTCTCCAGCAATGTGCCCGCCACAAGAGTGTCAGCTGCAAAAATACAGGCACCAGGCACGCGGCCGGGGTCATCTGTTCTGAGA CTGCCTCTGACCTGGTCCTACACGCAGCTCTTGTCCAGGAGACAGCATATATAGAAGACCGACCACTACACAtgttatactgtgcagctgaagaGAACTGCCTGTCCAGCTCTGCTCGCCATGCCAACTGGCCCTATGGACATAGACGCCTCCTGCGCTTCTCCTCCCAGATACACAACAATGGCCGAGCTGATTTTAGGCCTAAAGCTGGCAGACACTCTTGGGTGTGGCACGAGTGCCATGG GCACTACCATAGCATGGATATCTTTACACACTATGACCTGCTCACACCCAACGGGACTAAAATAGCTGAGGGGCACAAAGCAAGCTTCTGTCTGGAGGACTCCGAGTGCCAAGACT TGGTCAGTAAAAGGTACGAATGCGCCAACTTTGGGGAACAGGGCATCACCGTGGGATGTTGGGATTTGTATCGTCATGACATTGACTGTCAGTGGATCGACATAACGGATGTGAAACCAGGGAACTACATTCTTCAG GTTGTCATTAATCCAAACTATGAAGTGGCCGAAAGCGACTTCACAAACAACGCCATGAAGTGTAACTGCAAATACGACGGGCACCGGATCTGGATACACAACTGTCATATAG GCGATGCTCTTAGTGAAGAGGCGAACAAGCGTTTTGAACAGTACAGGGGACAGCTCAACAATCAGATCCTTTAA
- the LOXL3 gene encoding lysyl oxidase homolog 3 isoform X2: protein MSFSEASSCHGSPAMGHLSAGLWVFCTLSTIIPAWTQQTPQPSSRPPTHNTKLKFRLAGYPRKHNEGRIEVFYNQEWGTICDDDFTIENAHILCRHLGFTEATGWAHSAKYGVGIGRIWLDNVICSGSEKSIEDCKSRGWGNSDCTHEEDAGVICKDERIPGYVEPNTIETEQRQLEEIRLRPVIATAKNRLPVTEGVLEIKYSDTWEQVCDVGWTQKNSHVVCGMLGFPSDKKYNKNFYKSPPKKDPSKKELKTDNRLYLDRQKPSFRLHSVKCLGTEVHLSLCPFEYYKLNSSAACQDGSPVVVSCTLGPVFAAQIAAQTPIKKKKVAQQQQREEIIRLKGGSRPGEGRVEVLKNGQWGTVCDDRWDLQAASVVCRELGFGSAKEALTGARMGQGMGAIHMNEVRCTGTEESIFDCQYKNITQEDCKHSEDAAVKCNTPYLGYDKTIRIIGGRTQFEGRVELKLGNSWGYLCSDGWNTKEAMVACRQLGMGYSLHAVTETWYWDATNVTEMIMSGVRCSGTEMSLQQCARHKSVSCKNTGTRHAAGVICSETASDLVLHAALVQETAYIEDRPLHMLYCAAEENCLSSSARHANWPYGHRRLLRFSSQIHNNGRADFRPKAGRHSWVWHECHGHYHSMDIFTHYDLLTPNGTKIAEGHKASFCLEDSECQDLVSKRYECANFGEQGITVGCWDLYRHDIDCQWIDITDVKPGNYILQVVINPNYEVAESDFTNNAMKCNCKYDGHRIWIHNCHIGDALSEEANKRFEQYRGQLNNQIL, encoded by the exons GATCTCCTGCCATGGGGCACCTGTCAGCTGGTTTGTGGGTGTTCTGTACCCTCTCCACCATTATTCCAGCATGGACACAACAGACCCCCCAGCCCAGCAGccgtccccccacacacaacacCAAGCTGAAGTTCCGTCTAGCCGGATACCCCCGAAAGCACAACGAGGGGCGGATAGAAGTCTTCTACAACCAGGAATGGGGCACCATCTGTGACGATGACTTTACAATAGAGAACGCTCACATCCTCTGCCGTCACCTGGGATTCACGGAGGCCACGGGCTGGGCGCACAGCGCCAAGTATGGGGTAGGGATAG GTCGGATCTGGCTGGATAACGTCATCTGTTCTGGGAGTGAGAAAAGCATTGAGGACTGTAAGTCCAGGGGCTGGGGCAACAGTGACTGCACCCATGAGGAGGACGCCGGGGTGATCTGTAAGGATGAGAGGATCCCAGGATACGTGGAGCCCAACACCATAGAG ACAGAACAGAGACAACTGGAGGAAATCCGTCTGCGTCCCGTCATCGCCACCGCCAAGAATCGACTGCCCGTCACTGAGGGCGTCCTAGAGATCAAATACAGCGatacctgggaacaggtgtgtgATGTGGGCTGGACCCAGAAGAACAGTCATGTGGTCTGCGGCATGCTGGGATTCCCATCTGACAAGAAGTACAATAAAAACTTCTACAA ATCCCCTCCTAAGAAAGACCCCTCAAAGAAGGAACTGAAGACCGACAACAG GCTCTATCTGGACAGACAAAAGCCATCTTTCCGCCTGCACTCGGTGAAGTGCCTGGGCAccgaggttcacttatctctgtGTCCCTTTGAATACTATAAGCTGAACAGCTCTGCCGCCTGCCAGGACGGGAGCCCAGTGGTAGTAAGTTGCACTCTTGGGCCTGTATTTGCAGCTCAAATTGCAGCACAGACACCAATAAAGAAGAAGAAAGTGGCACAACAACAGCAACGTGAG GAGATCATCCGATTGAAAGGAGGTTCCCGCCCTGGCGAGGGTCGTGTAGAAGTGCTGAAGAATGGGCAGTGGGGCACTGTGTGCGACGATCGCTGGGATCTGCAAGCAGCCAGTGTAGTCTGTAGAGAGCTCGGCTTCGGAAGTGCAAAAGAAGCCTTGACTGGTGCTCGCATGGGCCAAG GTATGGGCGCCATCCACATGAATGAGGTGAGGTGCACTGGGACTGAGGAGTCTATCTTTGACTGTCAGTACAAGAACATCACACAAGAGGACTGCAAACACAGCGAAGATGCTGCCGTCAAGTGCAACACACCGTACCTGGGCTACGACAAGACG ATACGCATTATCGGGGGGCGCACTCAATTTGAGGGCCGCGTGGAGTTGAAGCTTGGAAACTCTTGGGGCTACCTGTGCAGTGATGGCTGGAATACTAAGGAAGCAATGGTGGCATGTCGACAGCTCGGCATGGGGTACTCTCTGCATGCGGTGACG GAAACCTGGTACTGGGATGCCACAAACGTGACGGAAATGATTATGAGCGGAGTACGCTGCAGCGGCACAGAGATGTCTCTCCAGCAATGTGCCCGCCACAAGAGTGTCAGCTGCAAAAATACAGGCACCAGGCACGCGGCCGGGGTCATCTGTTCTGAGA CTGCCTCTGACCTGGTCCTACACGCAGCTCTTGTCCAGGAGACAGCATATATAGAAGACCGACCACTACACAtgttatactgtgcagctgaagaGAACTGCCTGTCCAGCTCTGCTCGCCATGCCAACTGGCCCTATGGACATAGACGCCTCCTGCGCTTCTCCTCCCAGATACACAACAATGGCCGAGCTGATTTTAGGCCTAAAGCTGGCAGACACTCTTGGGTGTGGCACGAGTGCCATGG GCACTACCATAGCATGGATATCTTTACACACTATGACCTGCTCACACCCAACGGGACTAAAATAGCTGAGGGGCACAAAGCAAGCTTCTGTCTGGAGGACTCCGAGTGCCAAGACT TGGTCAGTAAAAGGTACGAATGCGCCAACTTTGGGGAACAGGGCATCACCGTGGGATGTTGGGATTTGTATCGTCATGACATTGACTGTCAGTGGATCGACATAACGGATGTGAAACCAGGGAACTACATTCTTCAG GTTGTCATTAATCCAAACTATGAAGTGGCCGAAAGCGACTTCACAAACAACGCCATGAAGTGTAACTGCAAATACGACGGGCACCGGATCTGGATACACAACTGTCATATAG GCGATGCTCTTAGTGAAGAGGCGAACAAGCGTTTTGAACAGTACAGGGGACAGCTCAACAATCAGATCCTTTAA
- the LOXL3 gene encoding lysyl oxidase homolog 3 isoform X3: MGHLSAGLWVFCTLSTIIPAWTQQTPQPSSRPPTHNTKLKFRLAGYPRKHNEGRIEVFYNQEWGTICDDDFTIENAHILCRHLGFTEATGWAHSAKYGVGIGRIWLDNVICSGSEKSIEDCKSRGWGNSDCTHEEDAGVICKDERIPGYVEPNTIETEQRQLEEIRLRPVIATAKNRLPVTEGVLEIKYSDTWEQVCDVGWTQKNSHVVCGMLGFPSDKKYNKNFYKSPPKKDPSKKELKTDNRLYLDRQKPSFRLHSVKCLGTEVHLSLCPFEYYKLNSSAACQDGSPVVVSCTLGPVFAAQIAAQTPIKKKKVAQQQQREEIIRLKGGSRPGEGRVEVLKNGQWGTVCDDRWDLQAASVVCRELGFGSAKEALTGARMGQGMGAIHMNEVRCTGTEESIFDCQYKNITQEDCKHSEDAAVKCNTPYLGYDKTIRLAGGRSHHEGRVEVLWGPRGEERWGFICGEGWGTKEAAIVCQQLGLGFVSSALQETWYWDATNVTEMIMSGVRCSGTEMSLQQCARHKSVSCKNTGTRHAAGVICSETASDLVLHAALVQETAYIEDRPLHMLYCAAEENCLSSSARHANWPYGHRRLLRFSSQIHNNGRADFRPKAGRHSWVWHECHGHYHSMDIFTHYDLLTPNGTKIAEGHKASFCLEDSECQDLVSKRYECANFGEQGITVGCWDLYRHDIDCQWIDITDVKPGNYILQVVINPNYEVAESDFTNNAMKCNCKYDGHRIWIHNCHIGDALSEEANKRFEQYRGQLNNQIL, translated from the exons ATGGGGCACCTGTCAGCTGGTTTGTGGGTGTTCTGTACCCTCTCCACCATTATTCCAGCATGGACACAACAGACCCCCCAGCCCAGCAGccgtccccccacacacaacacCAAGCTGAAGTTCCGTCTAGCCGGATACCCCCGAAAGCACAACGAGGGGCGGATAGAAGTCTTCTACAACCAGGAATGGGGCACCATCTGTGACGATGACTTTACAATAGAGAACGCTCACATCCTCTGCCGTCACCTGGGATTCACGGAGGCCACGGGCTGGGCGCACAGCGCCAAGTATGGGGTAGGGATAG GTCGGATCTGGCTGGATAACGTCATCTGTTCTGGGAGTGAGAAAAGCATTGAGGACTGTAAGTCCAGGGGCTGGGGCAACAGTGACTGCACCCATGAGGAGGACGCCGGGGTGATCTGTAAGGATGAGAGGATCCCAGGATACGTGGAGCCCAACACCATAGAG ACAGAACAGAGACAACTGGAGGAAATCCGTCTGCGTCCCGTCATCGCCACCGCCAAGAATCGACTGCCCGTCACTGAGGGCGTCCTAGAGATCAAATACAGCGatacctgggaacaggtgtgtgATGTGGGCTGGACCCAGAAGAACAGTCATGTGGTCTGCGGCATGCTGGGATTCCCATCTGACAAGAAGTACAATAAAAACTTCTACAA ATCCCCTCCTAAGAAAGACCCCTCAAAGAAGGAACTGAAGACCGACAACAG GCTCTATCTGGACAGACAAAAGCCATCTTTCCGCCTGCACTCGGTGAAGTGCCTGGGCAccgaggttcacttatctctgtGTCCCTTTGAATACTATAAGCTGAACAGCTCTGCCGCCTGCCAGGACGGGAGCCCAGTGGTAGTAAGTTGCACTCTTGGGCCTGTATTTGCAGCTCAAATTGCAGCACAGACACCAATAAAGAAGAAGAAAGTGGCACAACAACAGCAACGTGAG GAGATCATCCGATTGAAAGGAGGTTCCCGCCCTGGCGAGGGTCGTGTAGAAGTGCTGAAGAATGGGCAGTGGGGCACTGTGTGCGACGATCGCTGGGATCTGCAAGCAGCCAGTGTAGTCTGTAGAGAGCTCGGCTTCGGAAGTGCAAAAGAAGCCTTGACTGGTGCTCGCATGGGCCAAG GTATGGGCGCCATCCACATGAATGAGGTGAGGTGCACTGGGACTGAGGAGTCTATCTTTGACTGTCAGTACAAGAACATCACACAAGAGGACTGCAAACACAGCGAAGATGCTGCCGTCAAGTGCAACACACCGTACCTGGGCTACGACAAGACG ATCCGCTTGGCAGGGGGTCGGAGCCATCATGAGGGGCGGGTGGAGGTTTTGTGGGGACCTCGTGGAGAAGAGCGCTGGGGATTTATTTGTGGCGAAGGCTGGGGAACCAAGGAGGCTGCCATAGTCTGCCAACAACTGGGTCTGGGATTTGTGAGCAGCGCCCTTCAG GAAACCTGGTACTGGGATGCCACAAACGTGACGGAAATGATTATGAGCGGAGTACGCTGCAGCGGCACAGAGATGTCTCTCCAGCAATGTGCCCGCCACAAGAGTGTCAGCTGCAAAAATACAGGCACCAGGCACGCGGCCGGGGTCATCTGTTCTGAGA CTGCCTCTGACCTGGTCCTACACGCAGCTCTTGTCCAGGAGACAGCATATATAGAAGACCGACCACTACACAtgttatactgtgcagctgaagaGAACTGCCTGTCCAGCTCTGCTCGCCATGCCAACTGGCCCTATGGACATAGACGCCTCCTGCGCTTCTCCTCCCAGATACACAACAATGGCCGAGCTGATTTTAGGCCTAAAGCTGGCAGACACTCTTGGGTGTGGCACGAGTGCCATGG GCACTACCATAGCATGGATATCTTTACACACTATGACCTGCTCACACCCAACGGGACTAAAATAGCTGAGGGGCACAAAGCAAGCTTCTGTCTGGAGGACTCCGAGTGCCAAGACT TGGTCAGTAAAAGGTACGAATGCGCCAACTTTGGGGAACAGGGCATCACCGTGGGATGTTGGGATTTGTATCGTCATGACATTGACTGTCAGTGGATCGACATAACGGATGTGAAACCAGGGAACTACATTCTTCAG GTTGTCATTAATCCAAACTATGAAGTGGCCGAAAGCGACTTCACAAACAACGCCATGAAGTGTAACTGCAAATACGACGGGCACCGGATCTGGATACACAACTGTCATATAG GCGATGCTCTTAGTGAAGAGGCGAACAAGCGTTTTGAACAGTACAGGGGACAGCTCAACAATCAGATCCTTTAA